From one Mya arenaria isolate MELC-2E11 chromosome 4, ASM2691426v1 genomic stretch:
- the LOC128230823 gene encoding zinc finger protein 880-like codes for MEALMSQIMMNAAYRVHQKARKFPLDLSKYKLLDHTCDSLVNQEDLRSETLDIDSSSPIVLRYAPSAGSDLVADTSVTESSGYVSGLSDDSIHTNREFEAPSPQPLVAHAHPFSIKALLADVPSISADTPSAPAIITSALSPAPAFVQHFRQFTRPLKNESSFRSSKDADTFWCHACNALCVDGRDAQNHQRIHQLQDAPIGLRKSLFSTHGYVTRHIRLNDERFQCGLCDKVVAHCFFTKHQRLHDGHFCEICKKEFSTNSRLRDHMNVHSGNTPFTCSICDRKFSKRSSLTQHYRYHRDHRSYKCGYCAKYFNSKYACAVHERLHTGENPFRCTVAGCGKAYPQKIQLKLHMCSHKI; via the coding sequence ATGGAGGCCCTGATGTCACAAATCATGATGAACGCCGCTTACCGGGTGCATCAGAAGGCGCGCAAGTTTCCCCTGGATCTCTCCAAGTACAAGCTTCTGGATCACACATGCGATTCTCTCGTCAACCAGGAAGATCTGCGCAGCGAGACACTTGATATTGACTCCTCGTCGCCCATCGTCCTTCGGTATGCGCCGAGTGCCGGGTCTGATTTGGTTGCGGACACATCCGTGACCGAGAGCAGCGGATACGTCTCTGGGTTAAGCGACGACAGCATTCACACCAACAGGGAGTTCGAGGCACCTTCACCACAGCCGCTTGTCGCACATGCTCATCCATTTTCTATCAAAGCTCTTCTCGCCGACGTACCAAGTATTTCTGCTGACACCCCTTCCGCTCCGGCCATTATTACCAGTGCGTTAAGTCCGGCTCCGGCATTCGTGCAACACTTCCGACAGTTTACCAGACCACTAAAGAACGAGTCATCCTTTAGATCTTCAAAAGATGCAGACACGTTTTGGTGTCACGCCTGTAATGCTCTTTGTGTTGACGGCCGAGATGCACAGAACCATCAGCGTATCCATCAACTCCAGGACGCCCCAATCGGTCTTCGGAAGTCGCTGTTCTCCACGCACGGCTATGTCACACGACACATCCGGCTGAACGATGAGCGTTTTCAATGCGGCCTTTGCGACAAAGTGGTGGCACATTGTTTCTTCACGAAGCATCAGCGACTGCACGACGGCCACTTCTGCGAGATTTGCAAGAAGGAGTTCAGCACCAACAGCCGCCTCCGAGATCATATGAACGTCCACTCCGGAAATACGCCGTTCACGTGCTCTATCTGCGACCGGAAGTTCTCCAAACGATCCTCGCTCACCCAGCACTACCGCTACCACCGCGATCACCGCAGCTACAAGTGCGGATACTGCGCAAAGTATTTCAACAGCAAGTACGCATGCGCGGTGCACGAGCGTCTGCACACCGGGGAAAACCCCTTCCGGTGCACGGTAGCCGGATGTGGCAAAGCCTACCCACAGAAGATTCAGCTGAAACTGCACATGTGTTCTCACAAAATTTGA
- the LOC128230821 gene encoding zinc finger protein 501-like, which produces MEALMSHIMKSTAYRMHQKTRHLPLDLSNYKRLDHTCDPFVNQEDLRSETLDIALSSPIVRRCAPSAGTVLESDSSVTESSGYVSGLSDDSVQTNREFKTPSPQLHVAHAHPFSIEALLADVTSISGETPSAPAIITSTLSPYSASMQHLQQVTRQPKNEPSFRFSKDADTFWCHACNALCVDGRDAQNHQRIHQLQDAPIGLRKSLFSKHDYVTRHIRLNDERFQCGLCDKVVAHCFFTKHQRLHNGYFCEICRNEFSTNSRLRDHMNVHSGNTPFTCSICDRKFSKRSSLTQHYRYHRDHRSFKCGYCAKYFNSKYACAVHERLHTGESPFRCTVPGCGNAYPQKIQLKLHMCSHKMSPWT; this is translated from the coding sequence ATGGAGGCCCTGATGTCACATATTATGAAGAGCACCGCTTACCGGATGCACCAGAAGACACGCCACCTTCCCCTAGATCTCTCCAACTACAAGCGTTTGGATCACACATGTGATCCTTTCGTCAACCAGGAAGATCTGCGCAGCGAGACGCTTGATATTGCATTATCGTCGCCTATCGTCCGTCGGTGTGCGCCGAGTGCCGGGACTGTATTAGAATCGGACTCTTCAGTGACGGAGAGCAGCGGATACGTGTCTGGTTTAAGCGACGACAGTGTTCAAACCAACAGGGAGTTCAAGACACCTTCACCACAGCTACACGTGGCACATGCTCATCCGTTTTCTATTGAAGCTCTTCTCGCCGACGTAACGAGTATTTCTGGTGAAACACCTTCCGCTCCGGCCATCATAACCAGTACGTTAAGTCCGTATTCGGCATCCATGCAACACCTCCAACAGGTGACCAGACAACCAAAGAACGAGCCATCCTTCAGATTTTCAAAAGATGCAGACACGTTTTGGTGTCACGCCTGTAATGCTCTTTGTGTTGACGGCCGAGACGCACAGAACCATCAGCGCATCCACCAACTCCAGGACGCCCCAATCGGTCTCCGGAAGTCGCTGTTCTCCAAGCACGACTATGTCACGCGACACATCCGGTTGAACGATGAGCGTTTTCAATGCGGCCTTTGCGACAAAGTGGTGGCGCATTGTTTCTTCACGAAGCATCAGCGACTGCACAACGGCTACTTCTGCGAGATTTGCAGGAATGAGTTCAGCACCAACAGCCGCCTCCGAGATCACATGAACGTCCACTCCGGAAATACGCCGTTTACGTGCTCCATCTGCGACCGGAAGTTCTCCAAACGCTCTTCGCTCACCCAGCACTACCGCTACCATCGTGATCACCGCAGCTTCAAGTGCGGATACTGCGCAAAGTATTTCAACAGCAAGTACGCATGCGCGGTGCACGAGCGTCTGCACACCGGGGAAAGCCCCTTCCGGTGCACGGTACCCGGATGTGGTAACGCGTATCCACAGAAGATTCAGCTGAAACTGCATATGTGTTCTCACAAAATGTCACCTTGGacttaa
- the LOC128230822 gene encoding zinc finger protein 835-like, with protein sequence MEALMSHIMMSAAYRMHQKTRHLPLDLSNYKRLDHTCDPFVNQEDLRSETLDIASSSPIVRRCAPSAGTLLESDSSVTESSGYVSGLSDDSVQTNRDFKTPSPQLHVAHAHPFSIEALLADITSISGDTPSAPAIITNSFSPTSASMQHFQQVTRQPKNEPSFRFSKVADTFWCHACNALCVDGRDAQNHQRIHQLQDAPIGLRKSMFSTHGYVTRHIRLNDERFQCGLCDKVVAHCFFTKHQRLHDGHFCEICKKEFNTNSRLSDHMNVHSGNTPFTCSICDRKFSKRSSLTQHYHYHRDHRSFKCGYCAKYFNSKYACAVHERLHTGENPFRCTVPGCGNAYPQKIQLKLHMCSHKI encoded by the coding sequence ATGGAGGCCCTGATGTCACATATCATGATGAGCGCCGCTTACCGGATGCACCAGAAGACACGCCATCTTCCCCTAGATCTCTCCAACTACAAGCGTTTGGATCACACATGTGATCCTTTCGTCAACCAGGAAGATCTACGCAGCGAGACGCTTGATATTGCATCATCGTCGCCTATCGTCCGTCGGTGTGCGCCGAGTGCCGGGACTTTATTGGAATCGGACTCTTCAGTGACCGAGAGCAGCGGATACGTGTCTGGTTTAAGCGACGACAGTGTTCAAACCAACAGGGATTTCAAGACACCTTCACCACAGCTGCACGTGGCACATGCTCATCCGTTTTCTATTGAAGCTCTTCTTGCCGACATAACGAGTATTTCTGGTGACACACCTTCCGCTCCGGCCATCATAACCAATTCGTTTAGTCCGACTTCGGCATCCATGCAACACTTCCAACAGGTGACCAGACAACCAAAGAACGAGCCATCCTTCAGATTTTCAAAAGTTGCAGACACGTTTTGGTGTCACGCCTGTAATGCTCTTTGTGTTGACGGCCGAGATGCACAAAACCATCAGCGCATCCACCAACTCCAGGACGCCCCAATCGGTCTTCGGAAGTCAATGTTCTCCACGCACGGCTATGTCACGCGACACATCCGGTTGAACGATGAGCGTTTTCAATGCGGCCTTTGCGACAAAGTGGTGGCACATTGTTTCTTCACGAAGCATCAGCGACTGCACGACGGCCACTTCTGCGAGATTTGCAAGAAGGAGTTCAACACCAACAGTCGCCTCAGTGATCATATGAACGTCCACTCCGGAAATACGCCGTTCACGTGCTCTATCTGCGACCGGAAGTTCTCCAAACGCTCTTCGCTCACCCAGCACTACCACTACCATCGTGATCACCGCAGCTTCAAGTGCGGATACTGCGCAAAGTATTTCAACAGCAAGTACGCATGCGCGGTGCACGAGCGTCTGCACACCGGGGAAAACCCCTTTCGGTGCACGGTTCCCGGATGTGGCAACGCCTACCCACAGAAGATTCAGCTGAAACTGCACATGTGTTCTCACAAAATTTGA